One Pirellulales bacterium DNA segment encodes these proteins:
- a CDS encoding DUF350 domain-containing protein, translating into MDEIFKAYAITFGWAIVGSVGMGFGIIIALKMFTLSTRKVDEWELIKQGNVPMGIILAAIIIALGIVIAAAVHP; encoded by the coding sequence ATGGACGAAATCTTCAAGGCCTATGCCATCACGTTCGGCTGGGCGATTGTCGGATCCGTTGGCATGGGATTCGGCATCATCATCGCCCTGAAAATGTTCACACTCTCAACGCGCAAAGTTGACGAGTGGGAACTAATCAAGCAAGGCAATGTTCCGATGGGCATCATCCTAGCCGCCATCATCATCGCTCTGGGCATTGTGATCGCTGCCGCCGTTCACCCGTAA